In Vibrio syngnathi, the following proteins share a genomic window:
- a CDS encoding thiamine-phosphate diphosphorylase produces the protein MGKERNKREYDLRVLNCVSESEYESRMAVWNSLTLVATPSVSETKGFIDEAFNKLQQDLKEASRELSINYTDFIAMAHEELNYIKVFVADKTAQYGWYAAIVIMVIGTIALCAQ, from the coding sequence ATGGGCAAAGAGCGTAACAAACGAGAGTATGATTTACGCGTACTTAATTGTGTCAGTGAAAGCGAGTATGAATCGCGTATGGCAGTTTGGAATAGCTTAACTTTGGTAGCTACTCCGTCTGTTTCAGAAACAAAAGGCTTCATCGATGAGGCTTTCAACAAACTTCAGCAAGACTTGAAAGAAGCGAGCCGCGAGTTATCGATTAACTACACGGACTTCATTGCCATGGCGCATGAAGAACTCAACTACATTAAGGTGTTTGTTGCTGATAAGACCGCACAATACGGTTGGTATGCCGCGATCGTTATTATGGTCATCGGCACTATTGCTCTGTGTGCTCAGTAG
- the thiE gene encoding thiamine phosphate synthase, whose product MNLYKLYLVTDDQQDLETLKFVVEQAIAGGVTMVQVREKHGDVRAFIERAQAVKSILAGSGVPLIINDRVDVALAVDADGLHLGQSDMPAELARQLIGPDKILGLSIETEQQLREADSLPIDYIGLSALFATPTKTNLKKHWGYDGIKMALETTKLPIVGIGGINESNIPQLVESGIHGLALVSAICHAEDPKQATRDLLSLMGK is encoded by the coding sequence ATGAATCTTTACAAGCTCTACTTGGTTACTGATGACCAGCAAGATCTAGAAACGCTTAAGTTCGTGGTTGAACAAGCAATCGCTGGTGGTGTCACTATGGTTCAAGTAAGAGAGAAGCATGGAGATGTCAGAGCTTTTATTGAACGTGCGCAGGCCGTTAAGTCGATTTTGGCTGGCTCTGGTGTCCCGCTGATCATTAACGATCGGGTAGACGTTGCGTTGGCTGTGGATGCTGACGGCTTACATTTAGGACAGTCTGATATGCCTGCTGAGTTAGCCCGTCAGTTGATTGGTCCAGATAAGATTCTTGGTTTGTCGATTGAAACTGAACAACAGCTTCGAGAAGCCGATAGCTTGCCGATCGATTACATTGGCCTCAGTGCGCTTTTTGCCACACCGACTAAGACAAATCTTAAGAAACATTGGGGCTATGATGGAATTAAAATGGCGTTGGAGACAACGAAGCTACCGATTGTCGGTATTGGTGGAATTAACGAATCGAACATCCCGCAGTTGGTTGAGAGCGGTATTCATGGGTTAGCATTGGTATCTGCGATATGTCACGCTGAAGATCCAAAACAAGCGACGCGGGATCTGTTGTCACTAATGGGAAAGTGA
- a CDS encoding methyl-accepting chemotaxis protein: MRHLSIAFKIKLGYAICLLFFVISGFVSYKGIQTLSNGFSQYSVLSQKATLSGNIQVHFLQMRLASERYLKSLDEQYETNYQSSKLAIDELLNNLIQTTTKTDSLASLQLVQDSVAAFDTAYGSMKQSQLLIDQLVNVEMVKRETNALKAAQSLLYESYNNNDPNASLYAGMLMENFLAAKITVLSYSNNNDLKTYEAGKDIFEYALPGIEGDIESLKSSPYQSELIEDFSNQREAYAKGFEQVHQQMIENTQRTATLASIGDSLAIAVADAQSILEQQKQALTPVLQASEKRSIQIIFLLTGVALVIGMTSAVLVTRSITKGIAQVKQITNELSQGNLNVEVNIESKNEIGELLTNMEITIESLRDIVGQVNRSSVRIGEMSESLNQVTNTSSTNATQLNSEMINISSAADQLASSTSEIAASANHASQVANQATENVAMGLKEVDKTLHEIGSADESMQVSSQKVTDLHKESMNIGAILEVIKGVSEQTNLLALNAAIEAARAGEQGRGFAVVADEVRTLAKRTQDSASQIDELITSLQRGAKDALESIKESHSTVSDASTQAQQASQNLHVINQHIQDLNQANSQIAVSVDEQDCLTKSLGENAQGANTIAQSNQESVSSISGAASDLTEVAHHLESQVNRFRT; this comes from the coding sequence ATGCGCCACCTTTCTATAGCATTTAAGATCAAGCTAGGTTATGCCATCTGCTTGCTCTTTTTCGTCATTTCAGGCTTTGTGAGTTACAAAGGTATCCAAACCTTGTCGAACGGCTTTAGCCAATACAGTGTACTTAGCCAGAAAGCGACACTGTCAGGCAACATTCAAGTGCATTTTCTGCAGATGCGCTTAGCCTCTGAACGTTACTTAAAGTCATTGGATGAGCAATATGAAACGAATTATCAATCAAGCAAACTCGCGATTGATGAACTGCTGAACAACTTAATTCAAACCACTACCAAAACCGATAGCCTAGCTAGCCTGCAATTAGTGCAAGACAGCGTGGCGGCATTTGACACGGCTTATGGCTCAATGAAACAGAGCCAGCTGCTCATCGACCAATTGGTGAATGTCGAGATGGTCAAACGAGAAACCAACGCCCTCAAAGCCGCGCAAAGCTTGTTGTATGAGTCGTACAACAACAATGATCCAAACGCGAGCTTATACGCGGGTATGTTGATGGAGAACTTCCTCGCAGCCAAGATCACTGTACTGAGTTACTCAAACAACAACGACCTAAAAACCTATGAAGCGGGTAAAGATATCTTTGAATACGCGTTGCCGGGTATTGAAGGCGACATTGAGTCTCTCAAATCATCTCCATACCAAAGCGAGCTTATTGAAGACTTCTCTAACCAGCGCGAAGCGTACGCAAAAGGCTTTGAGCAAGTTCATCAACAGATGATCGAGAACACGCAAAGAACCGCGACGCTTGCCTCGATTGGTGACAGCTTGGCTATCGCTGTGGCTGATGCTCAAAGTATTCTCGAGCAACAGAAACAAGCGCTCACGCCAGTACTGCAAGCCAGTGAAAAACGCTCAATTCAAATCATCTTCTTGCTAACGGGTGTGGCTTTGGTGATTGGCATGACGAGCGCTGTGTTGGTGACTCGCTCTATTACTAAAGGCATCGCGCAGGTTAAACAAATCACCAATGAGCTTTCTCAAGGCAACCTGAATGTTGAAGTGAACATCGAGAGCAAGAACGAGATTGGCGAACTGCTGACCAACATGGAGATCACCATTGAATCTCTGCGCGATATTGTCGGCCAAGTGAACCGCTCTAGTGTGCGTATTGGTGAGATGTCGGAGTCGCTTAATCAAGTGACTAACACCAGCTCAACTAACGCGACCCAGTTGAACAGCGAGATGATCAATATCTCGTCAGCCGCCGATCAGTTGGCTTCGAGCACATCAGAAATTGCTGCAAGTGCTAACCACGCGTCTCAAGTTGCAAACCAAGCGACCGAGAATGTAGCGATGGGTCTAAAAGAAGTAGACAAAACACTGCACGAAATTGGCAGTGCCGATGAAAGCATGCAGGTCAGCAGTCAGAAAGTGACTGACCTACACAAAGAGTCGATGAACATTGGTGCCATTCTTGAAGTAATCAAAGGCGTTTCTGAGCAAACTAACCTGTTAGCACTGAATGCGGCTATTGAAGCCGCTCGTGCGGGTGAACAAGGTCGCGGATTTGCTGTCGTAGCCGACGAAGTAAGAACGCTCGCTAAGCGCACCCAAGATTCTGCAAGCCAAATTGATGAACTCATCACCTCACTGCAGCGTGGCGCTAAAGATGCGTTAGAGTCGATTAAGGAGAGCCACAGCACGGTTTCCGATGCTTCAACTCAGGCACAGCAAGCTTCTCAGAACTTGCATGTGATTAACCAACACATCCAAGATTTGAATCAGGCCAACAGCCAAATTGCAGTATCCGTTGACGAACAAGATTGCTTAACCAAGTCGTTGGGTGAAAACGCGCAAGGTGCGAATACCATCGCACAAAGTAACCAAGAATCGGTCAGCAGCATTTCTGGTGCAGCGAGTGACTTAACCGAAGTTGCTCATCACTTAGAGAGCCAAGTGAATCGATTTAGAACCTAG
- the thiM gene encoding hydroxyethylthiazole kinase, with protein sequence MLTEQIIQSLRAVREQKPLVVNITNYVVMNNTANALLAIGASPIMAHSQQELAEMMSFSGGLVINIGTLDSVWTPRMRFAVEQANANNKVVVLDPVGCGASTLRTETSREIARLADKLIIRGNASEVIALAGEQAQSKGVDALDSSDAALGAAQCLVAEYGANVVISGETDYVVTKDSVVTLNNGHPMMPYVTGMGCTLTALTGAFAAVGDDSGLAAAAVLGVVGEIAAENSRGPGSLQMNLLDELYQLDEETLIQRLKIQ encoded by the coding sequence ATGCTAACTGAACAAATCATCCAATCGTTGCGCGCAGTACGAGAGCAAAAACCACTGGTTGTGAACATCACCAACTACGTCGTGATGAACAATACGGCCAATGCGTTATTGGCGATTGGCGCTTCACCTATCATGGCGCACTCACAACAAGAACTGGCTGAGATGATGTCTTTCTCTGGCGGGCTTGTGATTAACATTGGCACACTTGATAGTGTTTGGACGCCAAGAATGCGCTTTGCTGTTGAGCAAGCGAACGCGAACAACAAGGTTGTGGTTCTTGACCCGGTGGGTTGTGGCGCAAGTACGCTGCGTACCGAGACTTCTCGTGAAATTGCCCGCTTAGCCGACAAGTTGATCATTCGTGGTAACGCGTCTGAGGTTATCGCGTTAGCGGGCGAACAAGCGCAGAGCAAAGGCGTTGATGCGCTAGATAGCAGTGATGCCGCATTAGGCGCAGCGCAATGCTTAGTCGCGGAATACGGTGCCAATGTGGTGATTTCTGGTGAGACAGATTATGTTGTCACTAAAGACAGCGTTGTTACGTTAAATAACGGACATCCAATGATGCCGTATGTGACAGGCATGGGTTGTACCTTAACGGCATTGACGGGCGCTTTCGCTGCTGTTGGTGATGACAGTGGTTTGGCGGCAGCGGCGGTATTGGGTGTGGTTGGTGAAATTGCTGCTGAGAACTCTCGCGGCCCGGGTAGTTTGCAGATGAACCTGCTTGATGAACTTTATCAATTAGATGAAGAGACACTGATTCAACGTCTGAAGATTCAGTAG
- the tenA gene encoding thiaminase II, producing the protein MKYQDLIQACQQDWQDYTEHDFVKTLASGTLAQPCFLHYLKQDFLFLKQYARAYALAIYKAKTLADMRRALPSVHALLDSEISHHVTYCGQWGLTESDLENEPEDFGTVAYTRYVLDAGMTGDLVDLYAALAPCSIGYAVIGKALLESSDTVLEGNPYASWLQLYGGEEFQSGVATGAEYFNQLLAEIDINSERGQNIVHIFKTATRMEVAFWQQGLNARDD; encoded by the coding sequence ATGAAATACCAAGACTTAATCCAAGCCTGTCAGCAAGATTGGCAAGACTACACCGAGCATGATTTTGTTAAAACGTTGGCGAGCGGCACACTCGCTCAGCCGTGTTTTCTGCACTATCTCAAGCAAGATTTCCTGTTTTTGAAGCAGTATGCTCGTGCTTATGCATTGGCAATTTACAAGGCTAAAACCTTAGCTGATATGCGCCGTGCACTGCCAAGTGTTCATGCTCTGCTAGATTCTGAAATCTCTCACCACGTGACTTACTGTGGTCAATGGGGTTTAACCGAATCTGACTTGGAAAACGAGCCGGAAGATTTCGGCACAGTCGCTTACACGCGTTACGTTCTAGATGCGGGTATGACGGGCGACCTTGTCGATCTTTACGCCGCACTGGCTCCTTGTTCGATTGGTTATGCCGTGATTGGTAAAGCATTATTAGAAAGCAGTGATACTGTTTTAGAAGGCAACCCATATGCTAGCTGGCTACAACTTTACGGCGGAGAAGAGTTTCAGTCTGGCGTAGCAACGGGCGCGGAATACTTCAATCAACTACTGGCTGAAATTGATATTAACAGCGAGCGCGGCCAGAACATCGTTCATATATTTAAAACCGCAACGCGTATGGAAGTGGCCTTTTGGCAGCAAGGGCTGAATGCTCGAGATGATTAA
- a CDS encoding ABC transporter substrate-binding protein, whose product MKNTKLLGAVALLASLVSGHALADSEQKKLTLMLDWFVNPNHGPIVIAQERGYFADQGLDIEIQEPADPSTPAKLVAAGKVDLAVTYQPSLTMDVAAGLPLVRASTLIATPLNTLMVLDNGKNDSLADLKGKKIGIAIAGNEEATIGTMLAQENVAFTDVQTINVGWALSSSLASGKVDAIWGGLRNFETNQLALEGFKAKAFFPEEHGVPAYDELIFVANAKQHDDEAIKAFNKALEQATTYIVNHPQESWSEFVAYSPDTLNNELNQRAWNDTLTRFALRPSAVDLKRYDDYAQFMFDKGIIKSLPKAADYVPTFD is encoded by the coding sequence GTGAAAAATACAAAATTATTAGGTGCAGTGGCACTGCTTGCTTCGCTAGTTTCAGGTCATGCATTGGCGGATTCTGAACAAAAGAAACTGACACTGATGTTGGATTGGTTTGTGAACCCGAACCACGGCCCAATTGTGATTGCTCAAGAGCGTGGCTATTTTGCTGACCAAGGCTTAGACATTGAAATTCAAGAGCCAGCAGACCCAAGCACGCCAGCAAAATTGGTTGCTGCCGGTAAAGTCGACCTCGCAGTCACTTACCAACCAAGTTTAACCATGGACGTGGCGGCAGGGTTGCCTCTGGTTCGTGCATCAACCCTTATTGCGACACCACTGAATACACTGATGGTGCTGGATAACGGCAAGAATGATTCGCTAGCGGATTTGAAAGGCAAGAAGATCGGTATCGCGATTGCAGGAAATGAAGAAGCGACCATTGGCACCATGCTAGCACAAGAAAATGTAGCGTTTACAGACGTGCAAACCATCAACGTTGGTTGGGCACTTTCATCTTCATTGGCATCGGGCAAGGTAGATGCCATTTGGGGTGGCTTACGTAACTTCGAAACTAACCAGTTAGCGCTTGAAGGCTTTAAAGCGAAGGCTTTCTTCCCAGAAGAGCACGGTGTGCCAGCTTACGATGAGCTTATCTTTGTTGCGAACGCAAAGCAGCATGACGATGAAGCGATCAAAGCGTTCAACAAAGCATTGGAGCAAGCAACAACTTACATTGTGAATCACCCACAAGAGTCATGGAGCGAGTTTGTCGCGTATTCTCCAGATACGTTGAATAACGAACTTAACCAACGCGCATGGAACGATACGCTGACTCGTTTTGCGCTTCGCCCTTCTGCTGTTGACCTGAAACGTTACGACGATTACGCACAGTTCATGTTCGACAAAGGCATTATCAAATCACTACCAAAAGCCGCTGACTACGTACCGACTTTTGACTAA
- a CDS encoding ABC transporter permease yields MNDLTRSEAVARSNNTQITTKRPRQMNPVMRLLISSAVILGLWQLVVVIFELPSFILPAPAEVFLKLIERYDVLLKHTWVTAQEILLGLLLGLSMGLFFALQMLMFEPLKRWLLPILIASQAIPVFAIAPVLMLWLGYGIASKVVMAAIIIFFPVTTCCYDGLRNTPTGYLDLAKTMGASKWQLLRYIQLLAALPTLASGIRVAVVIAPIGAVVGEWVGSSEGLGYLMLQANARMIINEMFAALFILAVLSISLYFVTDKLLKKAIPWENQ; encoded by the coding sequence ATGAATGATCTAACGCGAAGCGAAGCTGTGGCTCGTTCAAATAACACACAGATCACGACTAAGCGCCCTCGTCAGATGAATCCCGTTATGCGTTTGCTGATCAGCAGTGCTGTGATTCTCGGTTTATGGCAATTGGTGGTGGTTATCTTCGAGCTGCCTAGCTTCATTCTGCCAGCGCCTGCAGAAGTCTTTTTAAAACTTATTGAACGTTACGATGTGCTACTCAAACACACTTGGGTGACTGCGCAGGAGATCTTACTTGGTCTATTGCTCGGTTTATCCATGGGGCTGTTTTTCGCCCTGCAGATGTTGATGTTCGAACCGCTGAAACGCTGGTTGTTGCCTATCTTAATTGCTAGCCAAGCGATCCCTGTATTTGCGATTGCGCCAGTACTTATGCTTTGGCTTGGCTATGGCATCGCTTCAAAAGTGGTGATGGCGGCGATCATTATCTTCTTCCCTGTGACCACTTGCTGTTACGACGGTCTGCGTAATACACCGACAGGTTATCTTGATCTTGCTAAGACGATGGGTGCATCGAAATGGCAATTGCTCCGCTATATCCAATTGCTTGCTGCATTGCCAACATTGGCGTCTGGCATTCGTGTTGCTGTGGTGATTGCCCCAATTGGTGCAGTTGTCGGCGAGTGGGTCGGTTCGAGTGAAGGGCTAGGTTACTTAATGCTGCAAGCCAACGCGCGCATGATCATCAATGAGATGTTTGCGGCCTTGTTCATCTTGGCGGTGCTGTCCATCTCTCTCTATTTTGTCACCGATAAATTACTCAAAAAAGCTATCCCTTGGGAAAACCAGTGA
- a CDS encoding ABC transporter ATP-binding protein — protein MSVNTIGVQLSNASLRYNDSEHATLSGLSLSLNAGKWTVLLGRSGCGKTTVLRYLAGLLDDKVEWQGTLATSDELPLTDRIAYMAQQDLLLPWLSVIDNVCLSHRFQNSPDKHQSQASNKQAQTNQALELLAAVGLADYSNAMPDQLSGGMRQRVALARTLMQDKPVVLMDEPFSALDAVTRHKLQSLACELLRDKTVVLITHDPQEAVRLSDNLYVLQGTPASAHSLSVPHTSTPRVLDGECAELQQAILEQLERDYE, from the coding sequence ATGTCCGTTAATACGATTGGCGTTCAACTCAGCAATGCCTCTTTACGTTATAACGACAGTGAGCACGCGACCTTGTCTGGGTTGTCGCTTAGCTTAAACGCAGGTAAGTGGACGGTATTGTTGGGTAGAAGTGGCTGCGGGAAAACCACGGTATTACGTTATCTGGCAGGCTTGTTGGACGACAAGGTAGAGTGGCAGGGCACATTGGCAACGTCCGATGAATTGCCTTTAACGGACCGCATCGCTTACATGGCGCAGCAAGATTTGTTACTGCCATGGTTGTCGGTTATCGACAATGTTTGCCTGAGTCATCGCTTTCAAAATTCCCCAGACAAGCATCAAAGCCAAGCATCCAATAAACAAGCTCAAACCAATCAAGCACTAGAGTTGTTAGCTGCGGTTGGTTTGGCTGATTATTCGAATGCGATGCCGGATCAGTTGTCTGGAGGCATGCGCCAGCGTGTCGCTTTGGCTCGAACCTTAATGCAAGACAAGCCAGTGGTGCTGATGGATGAGCCTTTCTCTGCGCTGGATGCGGTAACAAGACACAAGTTACAGAGCTTAGCGTGTGAACTGTTAAGAGATAAAACCGTTGTGTTGATTACTCATGACCCACAAGAAGCGGTGCGTTTGTCGGATAACCTGTATGTGTTGCAAGGCACGCCTGCGAGTGCTCACTCTTTATCTGTGCCTCACACGTCAACACCGCGAGTGCTAGATGGTGAATGTGCTGAGTTGCAACAAGCGATTTTAGAGCAGTTGGAGCGTGATTATGAATGA
- the thiD gene encoding bifunctional hydroxymethylpyrimidine kinase/phosphomethylpyrimidine kinase produces MTHSSISKDLTPKASTPKSSTQKHSAEDTIRTNTPIVLTIAGSDSGGGAGIQADIKAMSATGSFACSVITAITSQNTQGVSAIFPIPLDHVASQLDAVFTDLNIVAVKVGMLADSQIIKVVADKIKQYQPKHLVIDPVMVATSGDLLLENSAITTLKQDLIPLADIITPNLPEGAALTGKPVPESEAEMQGMIEDLRALGAKAVLLKGGHLEKDENSNDLLILPTTSALISAKRFPTKNTHGTGCTLSSAIASFLAQGNTLAEAVDLGKQYISRAIAHADELQVGQGHGPVNHFFAGHGNVR; encoded by the coding sequence ATGACACACAGTTCTATTTCAAAAGATTTAACGCCAAAAGCCTCAACTCCAAAATCCTCAACACAGAAGCACTCTGCTGAAGACACGATTCGCACGAATACTCCGATTGTTTTAACCATCGCGGGTTCTGACAGTGGCGGCGGTGCCGGTATCCAAGCTGATATTAAAGCCATGTCTGCGACCGGTAGTTTCGCTTGTTCGGTGATTACCGCAATCACTTCCCAGAACACGCAAGGCGTTTCCGCCATTTTTCCTATTCCACTCGACCATGTCGCTAGCCAGTTAGATGCGGTTTTTACTGATCTCAATATCGTGGCAGTGAAAGTCGGCATGTTGGCCGATTCGCAAATCATCAAAGTCGTTGCAGACAAAATTAAGCAGTACCAACCTAAGCATCTTGTGATTGACCCTGTCATGGTCGCAACCAGTGGTGATCTGCTGTTAGAAAACTCGGCAATTACGACGCTAAAACAAGATCTGATTCCGCTGGCAGATATCATTACCCCTAATTTACCTGAAGGCGCAGCATTAACAGGCAAGCCGGTACCTGAAAGCGAAGCCGAAATGCAGGGCATGATTGAAGATTTACGCGCACTAGGTGCTAAAGCCGTTCTTCTCAAAGGCGGTCATTTAGAGAAAGATGAAAACAGTAACGATCTACTGATTCTCCCGACGACGTCTGCATTGATTAGCGCGAAGCGTTTCCCGACTAAAAACACTCACGGCACGGGCTGTACGCTTTCATCTGCCATTGCTTCTTTCTTGGCTCAGGGCAACACGCTGGCAGAAGCTGTTGACCTAGGCAAACAATACATTTCTCGCGCGATTGCTCATGCTGATGAGTTGCAAGTTGGTCAAGGTCATGGCCCGGTAAATCACTTCTTCGCTGGGCACGGTAATGTCCGTTAA
- a CDS encoding DMT family transporter, with protein sequence MNLAINRVNEFQTGTLAILFASILWGTTGTAASFAPDLSPLAIGAFSMGVGGLMQAGLAYREILFAFDKLLQNKKLLTVSALALAIYPLAFYSSMKLSGVAIGTVVSIATAPFFSALLECLISKKNNINRRWLTSFAIGVVGIGLLVFSESSSANESGEDLKLLGIALGLVAGLCYAIYSWATKALIDKGIKSQAAMGSIFGLGAMLLLPTLWFTGDNLFSSQINVLVISYLTLIPQCLGYIAFSFGLRHVTASSANLLTLFEPVVAAVLAVCVVGELIPFTGWLGMSLIVLCLFIQSKPSKGTL encoded by the coding sequence ATGAATCTTGCCATCAATCGCGTTAACGAATTCCAAACGGGCACTTTAGCCATCTTGTTTGCTTCTATTTTATGGGGCACGACAGGCACCGCCGCAAGTTTTGCTCCTGATCTAAGCCCATTGGCGATTGGTGCTTTCTCTATGGGCGTCGGTGGTCTAATGCAAGCGGGCTTGGCGTATCGAGAAATCCTATTCGCTTTCGACAAACTTTTGCAGAACAAGAAGCTGTTGACAGTGAGCGCTTTGGCTTTGGCGATCTATCCTTTAGCTTTCTATTCTTCAATGAAATTATCAGGTGTGGCGATTGGTACCGTGGTTTCGATTGCTACCGCACCTTTCTTTTCCGCATTGCTAGAGTGTCTGATTAGCAAAAAGAATAATATCAACCGACGTTGGCTTACTAGCTTTGCGATTGGTGTGGTAGGTATTGGGTTGTTGGTGTTTTCAGAATCTTCATCGGCGAATGAATCCGGAGAGGATCTAAAGCTATTGGGCATTGCTTTAGGGTTGGTTGCTGGGTTGTGTTACGCCATTTATTCTTGGGCGACAAAAGCATTGATAGATAAAGGGATTAAGTCACAAGCGGCGATGGGCAGTATTTTTGGCCTCGGTGCGATGCTGTTGCTACCAACACTCTGGTTTACGGGTGATAACCTGTTCTCCTCGCAGATTAACGTATTAGTCATCAGTTATCTGACGTTAATCCCACAATGCTTGGGCTATATCGCGTTCAGTTTTGGTTTACGCCACGTGACCGCGAGTAGCGCCAATCTGCTGACTCTGTTTGAACCAGTAGTTGCAGCGGTGCTTGCCGTCTGCGTTGTCGGTGAGCTGATTCCCTTTACAGGTTGGCTAGGTATGTCTCTGATTGTGCTGTGCTTGTTTATACAGTCGAAGCCATCTAAAGGGACGTTATAA
- a CDS encoding helix-turn-helix domain-containing protein → MKSSLSIRSYTKQFNTHAHDDHHQLVLPIQGSINIEMVGYVGKVAVGECVVIPVTTAHAFKADEAARFIVADMAELPQHLLEHELSVFTITPPLMSFLLFVEKQLEYQVDSGIESSILDVFSLLLEQQQVSKSVDPRIRAVQRLIADNYAQPLSISQLAETACLSPTQFKKRFKECLGISALKYITRYRMEKAQALLSHTDLPVQLIAENVGYSDVSAFSRRFSQHFGMSPRAFLGSMKESL, encoded by the coding sequence ATGAAATCTAGCTTAAGCATTCGATCTTACACCAAGCAATTTAATACTCATGCTCATGATGACCATCATCAATTGGTATTGCCGATCCAAGGCAGTATCAATATCGAAATGGTGGGGTATGTAGGCAAAGTGGCCGTGGGAGAATGTGTGGTGATTCCGGTAACCACAGCGCATGCGTTTAAGGCGGATGAAGCAGCGCGGTTTATTGTCGCGGATATGGCGGAGTTGCCGCAGCACTTGTTAGAGCATGAGCTCTCGGTTTTCACGATAACACCACCCTTAATGAGCTTCCTGCTGTTTGTTGAGAAGCAACTGGAATATCAGGTCGATAGTGGCATTGAGTCATCAATCTTGGATGTGTTTTCACTGCTCTTAGAGCAACAACAGGTCAGTAAGAGCGTCGACCCAAGAATCCGTGCGGTACAAAGGCTGATAGCGGATAATTACGCCCAACCTCTCTCTATATCTCAACTTGCAGAAACGGCCTGTTTGAGTCCCACTCAATTCAAAAAACGCTTCAAAGAGTGCCTGGGTATCAGCGCGCTTAAATACATCACTCGATATCGTATGGAGAAAGCGCAAGCCTTGTTAAGCCATACCGATTTACCGGTTCAGTTGATAGCCGAAAATGTGGGTTATAGTGATGTTTCTGCTTTCAGTCGTCGCTTCTCTCAGCACTTTGGAATGTCTCCAAGGGCGTTTCTAGGCTCAATGAAAGAGAGTCTTTAG
- a CDS encoding DUF4382 domain-containing protein produces the protein MKYLKETALASLVLAGLVGCGGDSGSSSSTTPITLSVSDAPIDGVKDVTVTFSKVALLPGQGGTPLVYDVYKTDDNGNYVDKNGDPLPDGEAPIPLSINLLDYQGSDALPLIKNEVIPVGSYKLCVFAHDGDHPTTPSYVIENDDTNRQLTVKGEGACPQGVGKEDNAGVLYFNNSFNVNQQSNDFVVEFDLRRGLKNSSSLPDYTIQRTSVSLINTVETGNIEGTVATTTFGACNPTNDNTFVQSVYLYEGDIVKADMAPIGGPTEKKPITSASVTLNKAQTNYEFSLGFIDPGTYSLGYTCTAQHDSDEDNADPVADGFEIYAVENSVQIVIGQNSQVSF, from the coding sequence ATGAAGTATTTAAAGGAAACGGCTTTAGCGAGCCTTGTTTTGGCAGGGCTTGTTGGTTGTGGCGGAGACTCAGGTTCATCAAGCAGCACGACACCCATTACCTTGAGTGTGAGTGATGCGCCTATCGATGGTGTTAAAGATGTGACAGTGACATTCAGCAAGGTGGCTTTACTTCCGGGGCAGGGAGGTACGCCATTGGTTTATGACGTTTATAAAACGGACGACAATGGTAACTATGTTGACAAAAACGGTGATCCTTTGCCAGACGGTGAAGCCCCTATTCCACTCAGTATTAATTTATTGGATTACCAAGGCAGCGATGCACTTCCTTTGATTAAAAATGAGGTCATCCCGGTCGGCAGCTATAAGTTGTGTGTGTTTGCCCATGATGGCGACCACCCAACAACACCTTCTTACGTTATAGAGAACGATGATACGAACCGTCAGTTAACTGTGAAAGGTGAAGGCGCATGTCCGCAAGGTGTGGGTAAAGAAGATAACGCTGGTGTTCTGTATTTTAACAACTCATTCAATGTGAACCAACAGAGTAATGATTTTGTTGTTGAGTTCGATCTGAGACGCGGCTTAAAGAACAGTTCAAGTCTCCCTGATTACACCATTCAAAGAACATCTGTGAGCCTTATCAATACGGTTGAGACAGGAAACATTGAAGGTACTGTAGCGACAACAACTTTTGGAGCTTGTAACCCTACAAATGATAATACCTTCGTTCAATCGGTTTATTTGTATGAAGGTGACATCGTTAAAGCTGACATGGCACCAATTGGTGGTCCTACGGAGAAAAAACCGATCACTTCAGCGTCAGTGACATTGAATAAAGCGCAGACTAACTATGAGTTTTCTCTGGGCTTCATTGATCCAGGGACTTACTCTTTAGGCTATACCTGTACTGCACAGCATGACAGTGATGAAGACAATGCCGATCCGGTTGCTGATGGTTTTGAAATCTATGCTGTTGAAAATAGTGTTCAGATAGTGATTGGTCAAAACAGCCAAGTATCGTTTTAA